The following nucleotide sequence is from Nitratidesulfovibrio termitidis HI1.
ACGTCCCACGTTTGTACCGTCCGGGCCACCTCGCGCACCGCCGCGCAGGCCGGGCTGTCCGGCGCCATGACGCAGAAGGGTCGCTGGTTCACCACTGCCTTGCGCACCGCCGGGTCGCGCGGGACAAAGCCCGCGAGATCCAGGGACACGCCGGAAAGAAAATGATCGCAGGCCTTGTACAGCCGGGTGAACATGTCGCGCGCGGTCTGCGCGTCGGGCACCATGTTCACCAGCACCTTGAAATGCTCCACCCCGTGGTTGAGCTTCATCACCTTGATCAGGGCGTAGGCGTCGGTGAGCGACGTGGGCTCGGGGGTCAGCACCACCAGCCGCTCCTGGGCCGCCAGGTTGAAATACAGCACATTATCGTTGATGCCCGCGCCGGTGTCCACGATCAGATAGTCCACCGCGCCTTCCAGCGCGTCCATGGCCTCCAGCAGTTCCAGCTTCTGGCCGGTGGAAAGCGACAGCATTTCGCTCATGCCCGACGAGGCGGGCAGGATGCGGAAGCCGTAGGGCGTATCGCAGAGTATCTCGGAAAGGTCGACGCCTTCGTGGAACAGGTGGAACAGGTTCAACTGCGGGGTCAGGCCCAGCACCACGTCCACGTTGGCAAGGCCAAGGTCCGCGTCCAGCAGGACCACGCGCTTGCCTTCCTGCGCGAGGCAGCAGGCCAGGTTGGCGGCGATGTTGGTCTTGCCGACGCCACCCTTGCCGGAGGTGACGGAGAATACCAGGGGAAGATCGGGGCTCATGCGATGCAAGCTCCAGTGAGTGCGTGCGGTGCCGGGCGCGCCTGGCGCGGTCGCCCGTGGATGCCGTGTGCCGTCGGTGCTGCCGTCAGTTCTTCCGTTAGCTCTGCCGTCAGATCTGCCGTCCGGCGCGCCGTCGGGACCGGGACCATGGTTCAGGCCCTTGCGCCAGCCAGGGATCGGGCGTTCGCCGAAATGCCGTCAGCCTTCATTCCGTCTGGCCGGCCCCCTTCTGGCCGAACACTGTCTGGCCGAACACCGCCGGGCCTGATGGCCGTCTGGCCGCCGGTCTGGGCCTTGGTCTGGGCCGCCACCCTTGCCTGGGGCCGGGACTCGGCCTGCTCCGCAGCATGTCCCGGAGCCTCGCCGGGCAGTTGCCGCTTGAACAGCAGGCGCCACAGTGCCGCATCGCTTGCGGCTACCAGCGAATTGCGCATGCCGGGGCCGTAGGAAAGGGCCGACACGGGCAGGCCGCAGGCCGCCGCCACGTTCACCAATGCCCCGAAGGTACAGGCTTCGTCCAGCTTCGTCCAGACAAGGCTGCCCGCCCCCTCGAAGGCATAGCGCGCCAGCAGCGCGGCCATCTGGGCCGGTCCGTGATGCGGCGGCAGCACCAGGTGCACGGCAACGCCGTTGCCCGTACCCGTGCCCGCCGCCGCTCCCGAAAGTCCAAGAATCGCCAGTTGGCGGGCCAGGCTGCCGTCGCGCGCCACGCCGGGCAGATCCACCAGAATGCGGCCCGCATCGGGGTTTTCGCGCAGGATGGCCGCGAATTCGGCGGCGGTGGAGGCCTCTCGGTACACCAGGTTGGAAAGTTCGGCGTAATGTTGCAGCAGCAGGCGGCCATGGCCACGCCCGCAGT
It contains:
- a CDS encoding MinD/ParA family protein, with amino-acid sequence MSPDLPLVFSVTSGKGGVGKTNIAANLACCLAQEGKRVVLLDADLGLANVDVVLGLTPQLNLFHLFHEGVDLSEILCDTPYGFRILPASSGMSEMLSLSTGQKLELLEAMDALEGAVDYLIVDTGAGINDNVLYFNLAAQERLVVLTPEPTSLTDAYALIKVMKLNHGVEHFKVLVNMVPDAQTARDMFTRLYKACDHFLSGVSLDLAGFVPRDPAVRKAVVNQRPFCVMAPDSPACAAVREVARTVQTWDVAASLDGNIKFFWKKLLFRH
- a CDS encoding flagellar biosynthesis protein FlhF; this encodes MQIKTYTGRNATAVLAKIKAELGSDAVILSSRECREGDRTWHEMSVGIEHAAAPGVAGGFAPGFAPGFAGSAAPGGPGGPVPPGWEEWHREWGQMKEHLFALMKPALRMEDLTPRQRVALEYLTREGVDDGVAMTLHRRLAADSGASVLEALADIVPVRGWGLAAWPQRAHVFAGPFGAGKTTAMLRMALALRREKPGLKVVMVNADCGRGHGRLLLQHYAELSNLVYREASTAAEFAAILRENPDAGRILVDLPGVARDGSLARQLAILGLSGAAAGTGTGNGVAVHLVLPPHHGPAQMAALLARYAFEGAGSLVWTKLDEACTFGALVNVAAACGLPVSALSYGPGMRNSLVAASDAALWRLLFKRQLPGEAPGHAAEQAESRPQARVAAQTKAQTGGQTAIRPGGVRPDSVRPEGGRPDGMKADGISANARSLAGARA